The Nostoc sp. 'Peltigera membranacea cyanobiont' N6 genome contains the following window.
TGTACGGATTAGTGAACAAGGCGATTCAAGACATGGTGTGCAGTCGCTTTGGCGAAGAGACTTGGAAACAAATTAAGCACAAAGCAGAGGTGGACGTAGATGTTTTCCTCAGTATGGAAGGCTATCCCGATGACATCACTCACAAGCTAGTAAAAGCTGCTAGTGTCGTTCTAAGCTTATCTCCCAAACAAATTATGCAAGCTTTTGGGGAATTCTGGGTTCAGTATACAGCCCAAGAAGGCTATGGCGAAATGATGGATATGAGTGGAGATACACTACCTGAGTTTTTAGAAAACCTCGATAATCTTCATGCTCGTGTGGGAGTTAGCTTTCCTAAACTCCAACCCCCATCATTTGAGTGTACTGATATGGAGGAAAATTCTCTAAGCTTACACTATCGTTCTGATAGAGAAGGGCTGACTCCAATGGTTATTGGTCTAATCAA
Protein-coding sequences here:
- a CDS encoding heme NO-binding domain-containing protein; the encoded protein is MYGLVNKAIQDMVCSRFGEETWKQIKHKAEVDVDVFLSMEGYPDDITHKLVKAASVVLSLSPKQIMQAFGEFWVQYTAQEGYGEMMDMSGDTLPEFLENLDNLHARVGVSFPKLQPPSFECTDMEENSLSLHYRSDREGLTPMVIGLIKGLGTRFDTEVHITQTLNRDEGAEHDEFLVIYKPN